A single window of Zea mays cultivar B73 chromosome 10, Zm-B73-REFERENCE-NAM-5.0, whole genome shotgun sequence DNA harbors:
- the LOC103642512 gene encoding uncharacterized protein — MPSSCPFLACLPLNRVSIVVGRIREKQRKESSRLQIVNRKLSAMNKLLMEENDRLQKQVSRLVLDNGLLAIVEETLAEFMSKATGTAVNWVQMVGMEPGPDSVGIVAVSHNCSGVAARACGLVAEIHKDRASWFRDCRHVDVLHVIPTGNGGTIELIYIQGFGFVTMPCVKEAYRYIKYLNRFVMQDQVITAEKVHNFVFIMSEEMKRLIAYVKDLYEDTNSCNMVKVQWFDKVDEVGVPLPMDFDDREIFFSLDRQDLNVECIDGLAAVLSVQHYEKFKGDTRYNLWQPYFCCRQIDNGDIKPFDVTQLQGYWSQEVLMTMFNATSSLKVRFKVPKSRPNSDGGLKRKRDAFNDDANPQKFIPSSASTSRFYGENIQQLCPGCHVEVLSQDSGIRGCWFRCLILKRHKDKIKVRYLELQDADETGNLEEWVMLTRFAKPDQLGVRFLGRPMVRPQRVEQSKASCFDVGAIVDAWWHGGWWEGIVLCQVGSGRLQVYFPGENRTAEFGEDELRCSLEWVGNKWNPLKGRKDVTSKLTSTADCGSECLIGKQDPLNFYVPKNSEPQLERHQYDKGGIEKSSVSTIS, encoded by the exons ATGCCTTCTTCCTGTCCATTCTTG GCGTGCCTGCCACTAAATCGTGTTTCCATCGTCGTTGGTAGAATCCGGGAGAAGCAGCGCAAGGAGTCCTCTCGTCTACAAATCGTGAACCGAAAGCTGAGTGCGATGAACAAGTTGTTGATGGAGGAGAATGACCGGCTACAGAAGCAGGTTTCCCGTCTCGTCTTGGACAACGG TCTACTCGCTATTGTTGAGGAGACATTGGCAGAGTTCATGTCCAAGGCGACTGGAACTGCTGTCAACTGGGTGCAAATGGTTGGGATGGAG CCTGGTCCGGATTCCGTTGGAATCGTCGCTGTTTCGCACAACTGCAGCGGCGTAGCAGCACGAGCTTGCGGCCTT GTTGCTGAGATCCATAAGGATCGTGCATCGTGGTTTCGCGATTGTCGGCATGTTGATGTCCTCCATGTTATCCCTACGGGTAACGGTGGAACGATTGAGCTGATCTATATACAG GGGTTTGGTTTTGTTACCATGCCTTGTGTCAAGGAGGCATATCGCTACATCAAATATCTAAATCGTTTTGTGATGCAAGATCAGGTCATAACTGCTGAGAAG GTGCATAATTTTGTATTCATCATGAGTGAAGAGATGAAGAGACTTATTGCTTATGTGAAAGATCTCTACGAGGATACAAACTCATGCAACATGGTCAAGGTACAATGGTTCGACAAAGTTGATGAGGTTGGTGTTCCCTTGCCCATGGATTTCGATGACAGGGAGATCTTCTTCTCTCTGGACCGTCAAGATCTCAATGTAGAATGCATTGATGGATTGGCTGCAGTCCTGAGTGTCCAGCACTACGAGAAGTTCAAGGGTGATACCAGATACAACTTGTGGCAACCTTATTTTTGCTGTCGGCAGATTGATAATGGTGACATCAAACCTTTTGATGTCACACAGCTGCAAGGCTACTGGAGCCAGGAAGTACTTATGACCATGTTCAATGCAACTTCCTCTCTGAAGGTGCGTTTCAAGGTCCCTAAATCTAGACCCAATTCAGATGGAGGGCTAAAGAGGAAGCGTGATGCATTCAACGATGATGCTAATCCACAGAAGTTCATTCCTTCTAGTGCTTCTACTTCTAGGTTTTATGGTGAGAACATCCAACAATTGTGTCCTGGTTGCCATGTGGAAGTACTCTCTCAAGATAGTGGTATAAGGGGATGTTGGTTTAGATGTTTGATTCTGAAGAGGCATAAAGATAAAATCAAGGTGCGCTACCTAGAACTTCAGGATGCTGATGAGACTGGAAACTTGGAG GAGTGGGTTATGCTAACACGATTTGCCAAACCTGATCAACTGGGTGTACGTTTCCTTGGAAGGCCAATGGTTCGTCCACAGCGCGTGGAACAAAGCAAGGCCTCATGCTTTGATGTTGGAGCCATTGTTGATGCGTGGTGGCATGGTGGCTGGTGGGAGGGAATCGTGCTGTGCCAGGTGGGCAGCGGGCGTCTACAAGTTTATTTTCCAG GAGAAAACCGAACAGCTGAATTTGGTGAAGATGAGCTGAGGTGTTCCCTTGAGTGGGTTGGTAACAAATGGAATCCTTTGAAGGGAAGAAAAGATGTCACAAGCAAGTTGACCTCCACTGCAGATTGTGGAAGTGAATGTTTGATTGGGAAACAAGATCCACTGAATTTTTATGTGCCTAAAAATTCGGAACCTCAACTAGAGAGACATCAATATGACAAGGGGGGTATTGAGAAATCTTCAGTCAGCACAATTTCATGA
- the LOC100284673 gene encoding transferase family protein, with protein MGEANATGTPATATVRVLAVSRVAPAPAPAAADPVVVKLSFFDTPWVVLPPIQRVFLYELPGGDGEFTAAVTRLKSSLAATLAVYLPLAGKLAYVAGTGDVVVDCVDDPGVAFVEAEADAGIDTMDVRRLASDEAHDIPAFLALVPELPTKVLPAPVLSVQATRIPGGGLALGLSVHHAVADGQAVWRFMGAWASAARDGSPVTKSLPAPHYSREAVHVPNGDEFARQMLKMVAPNLPAAGTVADYDFSQRFRLARRTFYLGGDDIRALKLRISALAEAEAEAEDDVVADGRSKKKPVSTFVALSALGWTSFVRCKGLGAGDDTYLVFLADLRARMDPPVADGYLGNCIKGCLATADAGDLLGERGLLVACRAIQAAVAEMEAAPLAGSERWIQKMMGLPFARLANVAASPRFRVYEASDFGFGRPARVELVSMNNDGEMVLVGGRGDGEVQLSVSLDPARMEDFKAHVFATSAAPSDSAAAAAN; from the exons ATGGGCGAGGCCAACGCCACAGGCACGCCAGCCACCGCGACGGTGCGCGTGCTGGCCGTGTCGCGCgtcgcgccggcgccggcgccggcagcGGCGGACCCCGTCGTCGTCAAGCTGTCCTTCTTCGACACGCCCTGGGTCGTGCTGCCGCCCATCCAGCGGGTGTTCCTGTACGAGCTGCCTGGTGGCGACGGTGAGTTCACGGCGGCAGTGACGCGCCTCAAGAGCTCCCTCGCCGCCACGCTGGCGGTGTACCTGCCGCTGGCCGGGAAGCTGGCGTACGTCGCCGGCACCGGGGACGTGGTCGTGGACTGCGTCGACGACCCCGGGGTGGCCTTCGTCGAGGCGGAGGCGGACGCCGGTATCGACACCATGGACGTCCGCCGGCTGGCGAGCGACGAGGCGCACGACATCCCGGCGTTCCTAGCGCTGGTACCGGAGCTCCCCACCAAGGTGCTCCCGGCGCCGGTTCTGTCCGTGCAGGCCACGCGGATCCCCGGCGGCGGCCTCGCGCTCGGCCTCTCCGTGCACCACGCCGTCGCCGACGGCCAGGCCGTGTGGAGGTTCATGGGCGCCTGGGCCTCCGCCGCCCGCGACGGATCCCCCGTCACCAAGTCCCTCCCCGCGCCGCACTATAGCCGGGAGGCCGTCCACGTCCCCAACGGCGACGAGTTCGCGCGCCAGATGCTCAAGATGGTCGCGCCCAACCTGCCCGCG GCGGGCACCGTTGCGGACTACGACTTCAGCCAGCGCTTCCGCCTGGCGCGCCGGACGTTCTACCTCGGCGGCGACGACATCAGGGCACTGAAGCTCCGCATCTCCGCGctcgccgaggccgaggccgaggccgaggacgACGTCGTCGCCGACGGCAGAAGCAAGAAGAAGCCGGTGTCGACGTTCGTGGCGCTGTCGGCGCTGGGATGGACGTCGTTCGTGCGGTGCAAGGGCCTGGGCGCCGGCGACGACACGTACCTGGTGTTCCTGGCGGACCTGCGCGCGCGCATGGACCCGCCCGTGGCGGACGGCTACCTGGGCAACTGCATCAAGGGGTGCCTGGCGACGGCGGACGCCGGGGACCTGCTGGGCGAGCGCGGCCTGCTGGTGGCGTGCCGCGCGATCCAGGCGGCGGTGGCGGAGATGGAGGCGGCGCCGCTGGCCGGCTCGGAGCGGTGGATCCAGAAGATGATGGGGCTGCCGTTCGCGCGCCTCGCCAACGTGGCGGCCAGCCCGCGGTTCCGCGTGTACGAGGCGTCCGACTtcgggttcggccgccccgcgcgcGTGGAGCTCGTGTCCATGAACAACGACGGCGAGATGGTGCTCGTCGGCGGCAGGGGCGACGGCGAGGTGCAGCTGTCCGTGTCGCTGGACCCCGCGCGCATGGAGGACTTCAAGGCGCACGTCTTCGCCACCTCCGCGGCGCCGTCGGactcagcggcggcggcggccaacTGA